The Brachyhypopomus gauderio isolate BG-103 chromosome 2, BGAUD_0.2, whole genome shotgun sequence genome contains a region encoding:
- the emc10 gene encoding ER membrane protein complex subunit 10 isoform X1 yields MAASRPLSFIGVILTIIIAFCTEFGNCNNGRRVGDVESDLSGVSVPLEHSFEVDDVPRFRLRGTIQVKAGRDLSVSLSQLSLSEEDRNALKDVAAVDGLYRVRVPRLSLQTDRETDRQPEGHLSAFVRACSLVESRLSDVITLHTDVSGHIIGVSIVTVPGSCRGAEDEEELNLEVFNTTVSVMAPVSAPSPETALFIERMEQEMDKKGKPQEQKSFFAKYWMYIVPLVLFLMMSGAQDQSGGGAGGGAANGGGR; encoded by the exons ATGGCCGCCAGTAGACCTTTATCGTTTATAGGAGTCATTCTAACCATCATTATTGCGTTTTGCACAGAGTTTGGAAACTGTAATAATGGTCGAAGG GTGGGAGACGTGGAGTCGGATCTAAGTGGCGTTTCTGTGCCGCTCGAACACTCTTTTGAAGTGG ATGACGTGCCGAGGTTCCGCTTGCGTGGGACTATACAGGTGAAGGCGGGACGAGACCTCAGTGTGTCCCTCTCACAGCTGTCCCTTTCCGAGGAGGACAGGAATGCACTCAAG GACGTAGCAGCAGTGGACGGCCTGTACCGGGTCCGTGTGCCCCGCCTTTccctgcagacagacagggagacggACAGACAGCCGGAGGGTCACCTGTCTGCCTTCGTCAGAGCG TGCTCTCTTGTGGAGTCCCGCCTTAGTGATGTCATCACGCTGCACACCGATGTCAGCGGACACATTATAGGGGTCTCCATAGTTACTGTGCCAGGATCATGCCGGGGAgcagaggatgaggaagagttAAACCTGGAAGTGTTTAACACGACGGTCAGCGTCATGGCACCAGTCAGCGCACCATC CCCTGAAACTGCCCTCTTCATCGAGAGAATGGAACAAGAAATGGACAAGAAAGGAAAACCTCAGGAGCAAAAATCCTTCTTTGCCAAATAT TGGATGTACATCGTACCCCTCGTTCTCTTCCTGATGATGTCGGGAGCTCAAGATCAGTCTGGAGGCGGAGCTGGTGGAGGCGCAGCCAATGGCGGTGGGCGATGA
- the emc10 gene encoding ER membrane protein complex subunit 10 isoform X2 has product MAASRPLSFIGVILTIIIAFCTEFGNCNNGRRVGDVESDLSGVSVPLEHSFEVDDVPRFRLRGTIQVKAGRDLSVSLSQLSLSEEDRNALKDVAAVDGLYRVRVPRLSLQTDRETDRQPEGHLSAFVRACSLVESRLSDVITLHTDVSGHIIGVSIVTVPGSCRGAEDEEELNLEVFNTTVSVMAPVSAPSPETALFIERMEQEMDKKGKPQEQKSFFAKYWYLILGGAVFLMISSSAQPPPGGAREQS; this is encoded by the exons ATGGCCGCCAGTAGACCTTTATCGTTTATAGGAGTCATTCTAACCATCATTATTGCGTTTTGCACAGAGTTTGGAAACTGTAATAATGGTCGAAGG GTGGGAGACGTGGAGTCGGATCTAAGTGGCGTTTCTGTGCCGCTCGAACACTCTTTTGAAGTGG ATGACGTGCCGAGGTTCCGCTTGCGTGGGACTATACAGGTGAAGGCGGGACGAGACCTCAGTGTGTCCCTCTCACAGCTGTCCCTTTCCGAGGAGGACAGGAATGCACTCAAG GACGTAGCAGCAGTGGACGGCCTGTACCGGGTCCGTGTGCCCCGCCTTTccctgcagacagacagggagacggACAGACAGCCGGAGGGTCACCTGTCTGCCTTCGTCAGAGCG TGCTCTCTTGTGGAGTCCCGCCTTAGTGATGTCATCACGCTGCACACCGATGTCAGCGGACACATTATAGGGGTCTCCATAGTTACTGTGCCAGGATCATGCCGGGGAgcagaggatgaggaagagttAAACCTGGAAGTGTTTAACACGACGGTCAGCGTCATGGCACCAGTCAGCGCACCATC CCCTGAAACTGCCCTCTTCATCGAGAGAATGGAACAAGAAATGGACAAGAAAGGAAAACCTCAGGAGCAAAAATCCTTCTTTGCCAAATAT TGGTATTTGATTCTGGGAGGAGCAGTGTTCCTCATGATCAGCAGTTCAGCACAGCCCCCACCAGGGGGTGCCAGAGAGCAGAGCTGA